The following proteins are co-located in the Pseudomonas fluorescens genome:
- a CDS encoding ornithine cyclodeaminase family protein, whose amino-acid sequence MSSTPQVINQAQARELLAKVDVPRVLRKLFRDLAAGLAVQPAQQCVEFPQGAGDFINYLGVLTEDAVYGVKTSPYIVREQGPLVTAWTLLMSMHTGQPLLLCDAAELTTERTAATTALAVDALAPAAARRLAIIGSGKVAQAHLRYVQNLRDWQHISLFSPRLDRASADTLAHLNGLDPRLTLASSCEAALQDADVILLCTSSAGPVMDPARLSKPALITSISTNAPRAHEVPPHCLNDMHVFCDYRQTTPGTAGEMLIASEQHGWDKRAVIGDLPELLSDMAQRPDYDRCVFFRSIGLGLEDVALANALYQIRR is encoded by the coding sequence ATGTCCAGCACGCCTCAAGTGATCAACCAAGCCCAAGCACGCGAACTACTCGCCAAGGTTGACGTGCCCCGGGTGCTGCGCAAGCTGTTCCGCGACCTGGCCGCCGGACTTGCAGTGCAGCCGGCGCAGCAATGCGTGGAGTTCCCGCAAGGGGCCGGCGATTTCATCAACTATTTGGGCGTGCTGACCGAAGACGCGGTGTACGGGGTCAAGACGTCGCCCTATATCGTGCGCGAACAAGGGCCGCTGGTGACGGCATGGACATTGTTGATGTCGATGCACACCGGTCAGCCGCTGTTGCTGTGTGATGCGGCCGAGTTGACCACCGAACGCACGGCCGCCACGACCGCCTTGGCGGTGGACGCCCTGGCGCCTGCAGCCGCCCGACGCCTGGCGATTATCGGCAGTGGCAAGGTTGCCCAGGCGCACCTGCGCTATGTGCAGAACCTGCGCGACTGGCAGCACATCAGCCTCTTTTCACCGCGCCTGGACCGTGCCAGCGCCGATACCCTGGCCCATCTCAACGGCCTCGACCCGCGCTTGACCCTCGCCAGCAGCTGCGAGGCTGCGCTGCAAGACGCGGACGTGATTCTGCTCTGCACCTCGTCGGCCGGCCCGGTGATGGACCCCGCGCGCCTGAGCAAACCGGCGCTGATTACCTCCATCAGCACCAATGCTCCACGCGCCCATGAAGTGCCGCCGCACTGCCTCAACGACATGCATGTATTCTGCGACTATCGCCAGACCACCCCGGGCACGGCCGGCGAAATGCTGATCGCCAGCGAACAACACGGGTGGGACAAGCGGGCTGTCATCGGTGACCTGCCCGAGTTGCTCAGCGACATGGCGCAGC